The Argentina anserina chromosome 5, drPotAnse1.1, whole genome shotgun sequence genome includes the window TTACCAAAGCTGATTATATTTCCAAGGACGTAACTCAAAAACAACACATACCAGGGGCAAATCTATCAATGTTAGATTAACAACTACCAAAACACAAAACATTATAGTCAGATAGCATAATAAACTCCATCTAGAGCAATCTAAAACACTTATATTTAGGGTAAGAACAccatacacacacacataagaagaaaaattcagagaaataaaaatataccaTGCTGCCAAATTTCGAAAACTTAtcaatcaaaaataaaataatccaCAGTCCCAAAAGAACATTAACAGAgtcaccaaaaaaaagaattttaacaaaactcaccTTGCAGCTTCAAGCATAGCTGAAACATTAACAAAATCTGCCAAGAACATGCACTTCTGTGTAGGTGGTAGCCACCAATCCCCACCAAAAGGCTCTGCTATCACAAAGTAACCAGAAAGCACCAACCTACAGATAAGAACACACAACAGGTACTCATTAATAAAACATACAAATATAAAATGAATTAGTAGCaataaaagaagaaggaaaaagaaagaaaaaaggaaaaaatcacTTTCTAAAGTCACAGTGTACGTATTTCATCTACCTGCCTATTTCAGCTTGATAGATACTTCTATTGTTTGAATAGGAAAAAGAACTACAACCCTACTAGATGACAaaccaaaattataaatacACCGTATATGAAAATAACCTCACACAGACTATATTATTTAATCACTGGTGTCTTAACTAAAAGCAGTAATCAATCACTGAAGAGACTAATTTGcaatatatagaaatttaatAGACACACACAATCTGAGGCAACCTAATATGCATACCAATTGAGCCAACAACAGTTGTTACAGCAGCAGGTATATCTCAGTAATATAATCCAGAAAGCTTAACTACTCCCGCCTGCTTAGttaactgaaattaattcgACACTAAAGAAAATCATTAATAAAAATTTTAATACGAAAGAAAGAATCAGAAAGTACCTAAGAAAGAAATTCCTCTGTGGATAGAGTCAGAGTACTTACTTATCAACCATTGCTTGCAACACAGCCATGAATGAAAATTTAACTATAAGAAAATCCATACCTTGGTGTGCTCTTCCTCCATATACTCAAAGTTTATTGCAGTAACAAAACAGAAACAATCAAACATTGGCAAAAAACCTAAACATGGATGAATATTCCTGCTTCGATAAGACGCTGGGCTCAGATATATGTGAACAAAGTCTATTTCAAGACCACGAAAGGTCTCATATTGAGCTGGGATACACATTACCATCATTCCTCCATTTACTCAAAGTTTATTGCAGTAACAAAACAGAAACAATCAAACATTGGCAAAAAACCTAAACATGGATGAATATTCCTGCTTCGATTAGACGCTGGGCTCAGATATATGTGAACAAAGTCTATTTCAAGACCACGAAAGGTCTCATATTGAGCTGGGATACACATTACCATCATTCCTCCATTTACTCAAAGTTTATTGCAGTAACAAAACAGAAACAATCAAACATTGGCAAAAAACCTAAACATGGATGAATATTCCTGCTTCGATTAGACGCTGGGCTCAGATATATGTGAACAAAGTCTATTTCAAGACCACGAAAGGTCTCATATTGAGCTGGGATACACATTACCATCATTCCTCCATTTACTCAAAGTTTATTGCAGTAACAAAACAGAAACAATCAAACATTGGCAAGAAACCTAAACATGGATGAATATTCCTGCTTCGATTAGACGCTGGGCTCAGATATATGTGAACAAAGTCTATTGCAAGACCACGAAAGGTCTCATATTGAGCTGGGATACACATTACCATCATTGCAACCACAAGAACAAACATGACTATACTATACAGTGGACTCACAACCAAGCCCCAAACTCCCAACATAAAACTATAGCAATGGCTTCTATGACACATCTACATCAAGGTTGAATCTTCTCCCTAAGTTTAAATGAATTCCATATATACTATAGATTACAGAGTATCAATAATGCTAATGTATTTAGAAaactttcattattttaacagATCATTCAAGCACAAAAAATacccaaaagaaaaatccaCTTACTTTCTACCTTTTCCCTATAGACCTCTAAAATGCTCTAATCCTCTTCAATTGAACAACGGGAATTGTCATCTTACAAAAAATGTCTGTATGGCCTTTTGCTCTTCTAAATGTCTCAATAATTAATGGAACCACTCTGTTCAACCTTGTATCCAAAACGAACTATACTAGAAAAAcctcaaaataataaaaagttTTAGACACCCAACACTagacaaaagaagaaattaattgTTCTCGGTTTAGATGTCATTTCTACATATATCCTAATTAATCAATCTAGCAGAAGCATCAATATATCCTTTACAACTCTACTCGTTAACATCAGAAATTCATGACCCATGTCTAACAGACGAGTAGTCAACTAGAGACTTACCCAAACCCCCCATGAATCATATTGCTGAAGGAAAACGAGAATTAGTTAGAACCATACCGCAAGCTGTGACTAGTTCTACACACTTTGTATGAAAAAAGGAATAAAAAATTTGGAGGAATAACAAAAGAACACAACAGATTAGCAGCAACCTAATTCAAATTgtaacaacaaaaacaaaaccgaatCAATAAACCAAAATACCCAAAACGTAGAAACTAAATCACACAATGGGAACATGAATCTTATCAGATTTCCCGTTTCTGGCGAATTCCAAGTTGCCGATTCCGAACCCAACATCTGAAATTAAATCAAGCAAAAACAGAGTCAAAACCCTAGAAGAATTGATCAAGTTAACGAAACAGAAGAATtgaacagaagaagaagaagaagaagaagaagaaaaggaccTTGCGGCGGGTGACCCGGAGACAAATCGATCTCCGGGAATTCCCaattcagagagagagagagagagagaagccccaaatcaatttgaaattccaaagtgaaactagagagagagagagaacgcCACGCTTTTATACAACGTCGCACAACACAACggctctttttttcttttttcttttttctttttttaatgaCTTAAGGGGTTCCCTCCCAAAAGCACCGCTATATTTCgcatgcttttttttttggttacataAGGGGATTTTCGCATGCTTCTGTGCTACTCTTCTAtgtattattaattaattgtcTCTTGCAGATAAATGTTTCGGAGATTAACGAGCAATAATTCTGAAGTTTTTTTTCTAGGTTAGTAAACCTGATGATTATCTTTTGACAGCGCAGGAATATCATGGGCAAATTTCTCAGTTTCCAAATCTATTCAAGAGTGATCCTTTCATACCACTAATATCTTCTACGCAAGAATGAGAGTTGATATATTAAGTTGTTGActgattaaaattttaaattatctAAATTGCTCAGGATTTATTAAACTCCAAAATCTATCTGACAATGGTTTTTAGATATGATTgcaattttagaaaaaaatattaaagtaAATAAGGAGAAACATCTATCAACTAATgtattagttttgtttttttacaaatctattagaagaagaaaaactaaaTATAGCACACACGGAGTGTGTCATGAGGCTAGTGTCCACTTGTGTAACATCCCcaataaaattttgaatttatagATACTAACATTCTGATATAActttaaaaaatgaaattacgtTACACCAGCTGAATTTTATTACCATGTTTAATGAAATACTTGGATTACaaattgtaaacataaacGTAATTACACGAATATTTATAACAATCACACCACAAGATAATTATACAAATATGTAAGTAAACATGTCTAGTTACCGCCAAGGGTAACTAGATCaaacgtgaggtttactcacctttttCACTCCCGCTTTTCAACTTGTAACTCTAAAAGAGTTTACTTATGTACTTCGATGACCTCCAAGTACCTAAGTGACACAAAATCTCACTTAGTGACAATTGAGTTCAAAACGCTAAACAACTCAACAAAATCTCAAAACTACTAAGGCCTCCCAAACCAAATGTTTGGTGCTTTCACTCACTCTCTACACCACTTCCAACACCCTTAACAACTCATACTACTCCCTTACTTCCCTAACACCACCCTTCGAATTGAACATTGATGAGTAACAATTTCCtatacataattagaatatgattattgtaatttgaTGGCAAACACAAGGATTAATTTaacttgaaagaaaacacaagaaaaTCCGAATTTGGTACTTGGATGGAATTGAGAACTGATAGATCGTTGGTTAGAACGtatataaaataccctgaaaaacatcatcgttagtatagaataagcagggatcgttcagtctggggaatcaaaagggcctcaaaacttataatgttattgggggatttgatttggattctaaaactactatttaaaataaatcctaaattacttatatacaattgatctaccactcatcacataaacaaaacacgaattctactcatgaaacatgtatgacacgcataaaacaacatataggcagcatcAATTTTTGATTTATTCCTAGTCcattttcaattccaattctaattagagtccgaagcggttcatctaatcgttaagaattcttaattatttagaatcaacgaagcgttcaatcctaaacatatgctaaaaagagttcaacataacgaagcgtactagttaaacaacaaagtagtacataagcacattaagtcgaattggagacatgtaagcaagcatggcgtcactcatttTGATTAAgtatgcaaattcctagaactatcacaaccctataCAAGTACCAagaattgaaacacgaagcgcatactcaatcaaagaacactttggtgaattaaatcgcaaccttaggagaaccatggtcTTGGCTTCcccaagcattgatttagatgtacaaattcatggaattaattgaaatgaaacctaaattaattcaaaaatcCTACTGCCCTTAACTATTATACACAACATACACACATGATCaagagttcatacaatcaaaacataaaaccaaataagtctaaaaatatgttcttcacatataaaaccgaaaataacatccaataatgcattcaatgaattcgaaaatttcagaaaaccaaaataaaaattacaagccatggatgaatcacacattagaaaccttctagaaTTTGGCAAAGATGATTCCGATTTGGAAGAGGATggagatgagcacggtttggtggtgatggatgaaaaTTTGTGGCTTAAATTTTCTGGATATATTTTGGCAGAGATTCGGCTTGGCTTTATGAGAATGGTGATGACAATTGTGAAGGAATGccatgctatatatagaggaaggaggagaggagggcaGCTCGGTTTTggtgggctgatccatgtatgcacggctaGGATCTCTCTTCAATTGATGCATCGTGTGACTATCCTTATTCCTTTGTTTAATtcagctcttatctccttctTTTCCTCTAGGGTTACACGGCTGGACTCCTCATCCTTTGCTGATTTGAATGGCACGGCATCTCTTCCTTGTTTATCTATAGATGTACACGGCTCTATCCTTAAATCCACAGTTGAATTCTCTTCTTTCCCTCAATGAATTTGGACGGAATCATGTCCTTCTCTTCCTCTAATCCGTGTATGTGTGACTTCTTGTAGCTCACGGCTCCTTATTTCTCTCATGTGTAGATAACACGGCTGgattctccttctccttggcTGAATGGATAAGGCACAGCATTGgactcctttttcttcttaaatATGGGCTGAAAACGTGAGTAGCTTCATCTTCAAGCTCCTTGCCGTGCTCTATTCTTTTCCAACATGGAATAAGACTCCTTGAAATTCTCCAATTCGTGCCTCTTTCTTTTACcatgaattatctcttttatctgaaaataaaaaccgaaattaatgagaaaaagataattcattcgaaaataatgtcttaatctagacaattgttatcttaaaaagacacatgtaatagataaACTcagctagattaggaaagtttctaatttgcaaaaaggaaacttactagaacaagaaagttcattcatgaaagtttcgtaataagagtttgaatttaagtaggactttcccaaatgatacgtttcctagtctaacaaggattcctagtgcaaacaggactctcaagatatggccaatgcgaccaaaacgtagaaagatgaaaactcctaatccaactaggtttcctagtcctataaggattcctactcaaactaggactctagaccaattcttcgtttttaactcgtttaagcacaaagacacatccataaccgtccaagactcctattgtgactcaatgactcgatattacaacaataagggctaagcaaagtacaaatggaggtaaaaaaatattaagaacgtagcacaaagtgctcctattaAGAACCATAACAAGAAAGCTAGTTACCAGGATGGTTTGAtcagttcgattactcgacatcaatatttaaccatgtaagtatcgttagtagtataaagcaggagggtatcgttcataaaccggggatccaactagggcatagaatcacaaacatttaacaacagaTTCACATAGATATAAATGATTTGAGATAAGTTTTGGGTTGATATAAAAACATgaataaaacataaactaatatatacatgtgatcaaccaaccaacacacaatacatcaccaaaacaaatcatataaagctaacgaaaatcagattctagtcctcctttaagagtcatgccgagacactatcatgaataagtgaataactaaggttcgatcatgcaattagggtcctaagcaatAACCTAAACatatagacacttaacacattcaactcTTGCAAAGCGGccttcattgaaatctaacatacttatcctaccatgcaacttcaaaaccacgcatattgaattcattaagcatgtcacctaattaaccaacaatcatgcaattctgaaaatcacatagaaaaaataaacatgttcatagcataagtttttaatccaacaacctaaatatcatgctacaagcgtatacataacacttagGTATCGAAATCACTCAAAGATAgtacacggcagaaaccgaaattcataaaaccaatgaatcgaatcaagtagctatttcatagaaaaaatcgaaacaagtttacaataaccaaaacacatacacaaccaagaacaagaaaacccaaaactgaaataaacaaaaagaaaatcatggttacactttatcaatcaagcgatcctacaaggtgtagccgtggctttcGAAGGGAATTGACTTTTTCACAAGCGTACTTTGAAGCTAAGGTTGATGGTGAAGAATGGTAGAATGgagtttaggatttcttggaagggtgagtatgaaattcgGTAAAGCTTTGActagtatgtgcacaaggttgatgatgaataACAATGAGGTcatacctctatatataggagtcaatAAAGCCTTCATGCCGTCCCAAATAGGAGATAAAATCAGATTGagaagctgaaatcttctttgatatggactttgattcatgtactccaaatccaacttgatgtaggaaaccaaatccaattgggaaacacaTAGGCTGCACGGcatttctccttcttcaactaggAAATAGCTAGGCCgacctcttctctctttatcCAACTCAGACATGACTTCCTTGtttcactaggaatgcatcacaaCATCACGACTCCTTGTTCAAataggatttgtctttcctgaaaagaaatcgacgattaaggaatcCTAACTCAATAAAGATTTTTAACACTGAGcacaattttttcatcatcaaaactaccaaagcataagaatatgacatatatatatatatatattaagaacgtcacactttgtgctcttaTCATGATCCCTCACTATTTGTGATGAAATCAAACAACATTCTTGTTTAAGACCCAATCGAGCTTCCCTCAGCTCCGGATGCTATATGAACTCCAGGGGCAATTGATTAACCATCTTTGACCTAAAGACTCAATCAAATTCTCCAACAAGCACAGTCTCTCAATTGAGTCAATCctcaattttttaattaaattcacaAAGATTCTATAGTTAATATTCTGACCCATCCTCAAGAAGCTATATATTAAtaaccaaattaaaaaaacaccAATGCTCCCAGAGATTTCTCAGACTTAATTTGTCATAAGCCCAAAATTTAAAGAATTTACAGGAGAAAAGGTTACCGATTCGAAGTCGAGTTGTTCGGTGGTTTGAGAAGCAGCCATCGATGGTAATGAACTGGAGTTCATGATGCCGAATTGCCTGCCGAATTGCCAATGATCTAGAATGAGTGGGAGAGAGTTGAGAGAACAGACACATAGATCATTTAATTTCAGCGTAATGCGAAGAAGAAGGGATACATGGCTGGGTGTTGTAATTTGTACAAAGAAGTGAGGGCAACGCTGGAATAATGAAAATAATCATTAAAATACAGTAACTCACGCTACAATATATGTGACTTGGGCTTATTAATAGCGGGAGAGAGTATCCGAACCCATCTTTATGCCCCAGTAAATATATAAACACCCGAGTCTATACCGGCCGGAAGGAAAAGCCCAGCTTCCGCTGGATGATTCCGCAAGCACCTCGATTGTTCCACTCCGGACAGAATCAGACGGCCAGAAAGCCTTACCCGTCAATCAAACTGTACCAAGCCAATAGATCATTCCAGAACCCTGTCCACGTGTCGCCACCTaaccctcactctctctcccccgaAAACCTTTATCACCCCTCCCTCTcgctcctcttcttctctcagCTCACTCTTTCCTCCTCTTCTGCGTTCATAACCAGCCAGCCCTCGACAGTCTGCTCcctcctttttcttttacCTCTTCTCCGGTTAGGGTTTTCACTTTGCAAGTTGCTAATAGAATCATCTGAGCCGCCATGGCGTGCTCCTCTGCTCAAATCAACGTCCTGGGAACTCCGAGGACGGTGTTTTTAGGACAGAGACTGGGGCAGGCGGTGCCGCTGCGAGGCTTCGTCAGCCTGAGATCCAGCGGCGCCGTGCGGAGGGCCGCCGGTGCCCTCCGCATAGTAAACGAGAAAGTCGTGGGTATCGATTTGGGGACGACGAACTCGGCGGTGGGCGCTATGGAGGGTGGGCAGCCCACCATAGTGACGAACGCCGAGGGACAGAGAACGACGCCGTCTGTGGTGGCGTATACAAAGAACGGCGACAGGCTCGTCGGTCAGATTGCTAAACGGCAGGCCGTTGTGAACCCGGAGAATACGTTCTTTTCCGTCAAGAGGTTTATCGGTAGGAAGATGACTGAGGTCGACGAGGAGTCTAAGCAGGTCTCGTACAGGGTTGTTAGGGATGAAAATGGCAATGTTAAGCTGGATTGTCCTGCTATTGGCAAACAGTTCGCCGCCGAGGAAATCTCCGCTCAGGTATATCCACCGTTATAATTTGTATTATCTTCAATATCGATGTCGCGTTTTTACCTTGGTCACTTGTTCATGTTTATCTCTGAATTAGGTTCTGAGAAAGCTTGTTGACGACGCTTCTAAGTTTTTGAATGATAAAGTCTCCAAAGCTGTGGTCACTGTACCTGCTTACTTTAATGACTCGCAAAGAACTGCTACAAAAGATGCCGGCCGGATTGCTGGGTTGGAAGTTCTGAGGATCATAAATGAACCCACCGCTGCTTCCTTGGCCTATGGATTTGAGAGGAAGAACAATGAAACTATCTTAGTATTTGATCTCGGAGGTGGTACTTTTGATGTCTCAGGTACTCTATCTGTTGCCTTGTTTAGAAGAATTGGGATGATGATCTGCTAGATTGTTTTTAGATTCTTTGTATGTTTCGCTAACTACTTGTCCGTCTGTTACAGTGCTGGAGGTCGGTGATGGAGTGTTTGAAGTGCTATCTACTTCTGGAGATACGCATTTGGGTGGTGATGATTTTGATAAGGTGAGTGGTTGCGCGTTCTTTCCCTCTACTTAATTTTTGGGGCCGTTTGCTATTGAATTTTCGTGCCATTGCTGTTTGCCAGTCCTAAAGCTGTGGTTTTGGACAATTTTGGTTTGAAGCAGaagttaaaagaaaaatataatgtATCAAATGTAATAAGACTGCGTATTGAGTAAGGAAATCTTTAAGTGGCCATGTTCTAATGATTAGACAAATCAAGTAACAACTATTTTGGGGGGTTAGGGTTACTGGGAAGTCCAAAACTCATGTCCTTATGAGTCCTCGTCACATTATTGGTTTGGGAATTACAAGTTCTTTGACAAAATAAGCATGCTTAATTGCTTAGGCTGCATGTAATTGCTACTGTCAGGCAATTTGCTTATGCCGAACATACCAAACTTATACTTTCTTATTTCTACAAATAGAAACTGTTTTAGTATTGTGGGGCAATTAGCTCACCAAAGCAATCTGATAATACCAAAGCAAATGAAGCTCAACTTTTTCTATAAATTAGGTTGAAAGAAATCCCATTCCTATGTCCATCTAAGTTACTACAATTCATGGTAAACTTGGCATTATAGTctgtttttttcattttctcattGGATGAATTGATGTTTTTGATCTAATTCGGATTTTGCTAAATCCAGAGGATTGTTGATTGGCTTGCTGCGGACTTCAAAAGAGATGAAGGAATAGATCTATTAAAGGATAAACAAGCCCTCCAGCGGCTGACAGAGACGGCTGAGAAAGCCAAAATGGAGTTGTCATCTTTAACGCAGGCAAACATAAGGTATCTTGTGGCTCTATTTAAGATTGATATTTATCTCTCTGGTTACTTCAAAAATTTCAATACTTTGTTTGTGTTTCATCTGTGACATCGTACTCATTGGttataattattatgtttCAGCTTGCCTTTCATTACTGCAACTGCAGATGGGCCAAAGCACATTGAGACAACACTTACAAGGGCCAAGTTTGAGGAATTGTGCTCTGATCTCCTTGACAGGTAAGAACTGTTTGGAACTtgtaataaaactattgctcTCTGCAATTTGTCATTGCCACTCTCTGTTCCTAGTTCATGCTATTCCTACTTGATGATACTGATGGCAGTAGGTTTTTCCAGTGCCTCCTTTCCTTTCAAGTGCGACATTTTATCTGAACTTCTATGTATTGCAGACTGAAAACACCAGTTGAAAATTCACTGAGGGATGCAAAACTCTCCTTTAAAGACCTAGATGAGGTAATACTTGTTGGTGGTTCCACACGTATACCAGCAGTTCAGGAGCTTGTGAGGAAGATAACGGGAAAGGAACCAAATGTTACGGTTAATCCTGATGAAGTTGTTGCCCTCGGGGCTGCAGTTCAGGTGGGTCATTATATCTCTTTACAGTTGCTAACATTATAATCGTGTGCTAATAGAATTTCCATCTTAGCGACTTGTTTAAGTGCTTAACAAATGTATGTTTTATCCGTGCCATAACTTTTCATTTGCTACTATGGTTACCTTACCGGTGCTACGTTATTTTACTGGACTCTAGGCTG containing:
- the LOC126796254 gene encoding stromal 70 kDa heat shock-related protein, chloroplastic-like codes for the protein MACSSAQINVLGTPRTVFLGQRLGQAVPLRGFVSLRSSGAVRRAAGALRIVNEKVVGIDLGTTNSAVGAMEGGQPTIVTNAEGQRTTPSVVAYTKNGDRLVGQIAKRQAVVNPENTFFSVKRFIGRKMTEVDEESKQVSYRVVRDENGNVKLDCPAIGKQFAAEEISAQVLRKLVDDASKFLNDKVSKAVVTVPAYFNDSQRTATKDAGRIAGLEVLRIINEPTAASLAYGFERKNNETILVFDLGGGTFDVSVLEVGDGVFEVLSTSGDTHLGGDDFDKRIVDWLAADFKRDEGIDLLKDKQALQRLTETAEKAKMELSSLTQANISLPFITATADGPKHIETTLTRAKFEELCSDLLDRLKTPVENSLRDAKLSFKDLDEVILVGGSTRIPAVQELVRKITGKEPNVTVNPDEVVALGAAVQAGVLAGDVSDIVLLDVTPLSLGLETLGGVMTKIIPRNTTLPTSKSEVFSTAADGQTSVEINVLQGEREFVRDNKSLGSFRLDGIPPAPRGVPQIEVKFDIDANGILSVAAVDKGTGKQQDITITGASTLPNDEVQRMVNEAEKFAKEDKEKRDAIDTRNQADSVVYQTEKQLKELGDKVPAPVKEKVEAKLGELKEAISGGSTQAIKDTMAALNQEVMQLGQSLYNQPGAPGAGAEPTPPGAEAGASSSSSSSSGNGTEGDVIDADFTDTN